A stretch of DNA from Spirosoma endbachense:
TGTTCGCAATGTGGACAGAGCTATTCGCCATTCACCCGGCAAACGGTGTCGGTTTGCTGCCAGATGCCCCTGCTGGCAAGTTACCAACTCAATCAGGGTCTCGACAAAGCAGAACTGCTATTCCGAGAAAAATCGCTCTGGCGCTATGCCGAACTCCTTCCGGTTCTGGACCCCAAAAACCGCGTTAGTTTAGGCGAAGGTTTTACGCCACTGCTTGCACTTCCCCGGCTGGCTAATACGTATTCGATGCGTCAGCTTACGCTTAAAGACGAAGGGCTTAACCCAACCGGGTCGTTTAAAGCGCGTGGTCTGAGTCTGGCCATTTCAAAAGCTAAGGAGAATGGCGAAACGGCATGCATCGTGCCAACGGCCGGTAATGCCGGGGTTGCCATGGCAGCCTATTGTGCCAGGGCTGGGCTTGACGCTGTCGTGGTTATGCCTCGGCACACTCCGGAAGCATTTCGGGAAGAATGCCTCGCGTATGGCGCTACTGTTATCCTAATCGACGGTCTGATCAATGACTGCGCGGCTAAAGTGCAGGACATGAATCGTTATGGCGATTATTTCGACGTTTCTACTCTGAAAGAACCGTATCGACTGGAAGGTAAAAAGACAATGGGGTATGAAATTGCCGAACAATTAAACTGGCAGCTACCCGATGTGATCATGTATCCTACGGGCGGTGGAACGGGGCTTATTGGCCTTTGGAAAGCGTTTCAGGAAATGAAAGAATTAGGCTGGCTCCCGGCAGACCAGCCAATGCCCAGACTGGTGGCGGTTCAGGCCGAAAACTGTTGTCCTGTTGTTGAAACGTTCTGGGGGAGGCAGGCCAACTGTAAACAATACATTGGTCGCCCCACGCTCGCCAATGGGCTGGCCGTTCCCCGGCCTATTGGAGAACCACTGATGCTGAAGGTATTACAGGAATCGGGTGGTACGGCTATTGCTGTCTCTGAAGAACAAATGCTGGAGGGCGTTCGTGAACTAGGTCGTCATGAAGGCCTTTTTGTAGCCCCCGAAGGCGGTGCGATCTGGGCCGCTACGAAGCAATTGCTACACGATGGCTGGTTACGTTCTGACGAACACATTTTGCTGCTCAATACAGGATCTGGCCAGAAATATCTGGATAATCTGAAAGGAATCTGGCAGACTCAGGAACATACTTGACTGATCGATCTATAACCTAAATCTGGGGTTTCCCCCAGTGACAGGACTTTTGCAAAACCCCGTGCCACCGCAGCCGCGGACGGTGGTTTGTATGCTCATCATTAGTAACCGTGGCACGGGGTTTTGCAAAAGTCCCGATTGAGTGAAATTCAGCGGATATTTACGGCACTTTATCCGCTGAATTTACACCAAAAATGGGTAACTTAGTCGGCACAATTATTCATTCATGCAGCCCGCTACAGCCCTCATTTCTCCCCTGGATCATCTTGCTCAGGACGCCGTCATGGCCCGTTTGATACAGGAAACACCCTCACCAAAAATCTTCAATGACTACGCCGGTGATGTCTATCTGGCCCTGCTCGAAAGCATCGTTTCCCAACAGATTTCGGTGAAGGCAGCCGATGCCATTTTTTCCCGATTCCGGCAACTGTTCGCCGACAGTTACCCCGACCCCAACGAGTTGCTTCTGAAGTCAACCGACGAGTTGCGAAGCGCCGGTTTGTCGTTCCAGAAAATCAAGTACCTGCAAAGTGTTGCCGGGTTTTCGCTGGCCAATCCAATGGACCGGGCTCATCTAGATCCGATGACGGACGAAGAAATCGTGCAATACCTGCTTCCGATTAAAGGAGTTGGCCGCTGGACGGTTGAGATGCTGCTTATGTTCGTGCTGGATCGTCCTGACGTTTTCCCGATCGACGATCTGGTCATTCGTCAGCGGATGTTGCTGGCGTATCCAGAGCAAACCAATGGACTTACGGGTAAAGCACTCTACAAAGTCCTGCATCAGATTGCCGACCCCTGGAGACCCTATCGCACAACAGCTAGTCGGTATTTATGGCGCTGGAAGCCGCTCTAAGCGACAATTGTAGCGCTATAACTTTTTCACTCTCACGGCCACTTTCGACTCTACTTTAATGAGAACCTGAACGCCGTCGGGTCGAACCACAACACGCTGCGGCACCAATCGGAACGAATCGATATTCAGTGTTGTCTTTCGCCCGGCTCCACCGCGGGCAAACGCCGTTTCAATCTTTTCGGGTAGTTCAGAAATCTGATGCCGTAAGGGAATAACCATCACGGATTGAAGTGAATCACGAAAATGGTCGTGCAGTAACCAGTCGGCGGTAGCAAACAGGCGCTCCTTGGTATCGACGTCAAAATCCAGCGATTTGATTTCCAGCGTGTTGTTTAATGTATCGTAGCTAGGCTGCCCATGAAAGTATAAAGTGCCATTGACAGCACCAGTCACTTCTGTTTTCACAATCAACGAGCGTCCTCCTCCATAAACGGTAGCATTCTTAATTTTCACTTTTCCACCCGCCAGCTTGATCTTTTGTTCATCCAACGCTTTGGCTAACACCCGGTTAGCATCTTCAAAGGGAATAAAAGCTCTCACCTCCAGACGCGATGCTTCCGGTGTTTTTGCTCGTCTTAGTAGACGCGGAAGCCGTTCAAGCTCCGTAACGATTGGTTTGGGGCCTACTTTTGTATCGACCCGAAATGCAATTTGCAGTGGAACCGTAATGCGTTTTTCATCCCCAAAAACAGGGGCGGCCGCAATACTGAATGGTTTAGGAATAATCCAGATTTCTTCAGGCTTTTTAGCGATGCGCAATGGCTTCTGGATATCGCGCCAAACTTTTCTTACATGACGATCCAGCCGTAATTCAGTATGCACGGCCTTATCGATCGCGGCTTCTATTTCAGCTTTCCGTTTATCAAGAATACTTTCGGCCAGTTTAGTGACGCCAATTTTTACCCCTAACATCTGAACCGTTGGCCGATGAATCCAGTGGTAGTTTTCAAACCTCGACCGGGTTGCCAATCGCCAGTTGGAACCAATAGAAAGAGGGCTCACAAAATTAACCGCCAAGGCACAAAGCGGACGCCGTTTCCGAATCTTGCGCAGCCCAATCGGATTGGTGTACCACACTTGCAGGGGAGCCGAGAAAGAAACCTTTCGGTTAGCATATTGAATACGAACTGGGCCTGTTCGCTCGACGCGAATGTGCCAGGCTTCGCCTTTCTTTCCTTCAAAGGTTTCTTCAGGAACCAGCACGACACCCAGCGATTTATTGATCTTCCGTTCAAGATCCGCGATCTTAAACGTTATATCGCCTGCCACATACGATATTGGGTCCGGGATAGCCGGCTCAAAATCCTGCGCTGCCGGCGGCTTTGACCGGACACGATTACAACTTACGGAAGCCAGAAGGGCCGCAAATACTATAAAAAATCCGATGATACGTTGAGTGTTCACTGCAACAAAAACTATCGGATCAGGAAAATGTTAATTAAGTAAACGGATATTCATTTCGCGGTAGTTATCGCCGACGTTTTTGCGTCGGTTTCACAACCGCATCCTTTGCCACAGCCTGCCTGCTTTTTGAAGAAACTTCGGTAGGCCCGATTACCCATATACCCCACGGCAAAAGCAAAGATCAGAAAGATGATGAACTCCTGCATGATTTGATTTTCTATCGGTTAGCTATTTTCGGTTGGATGCTTACGTCTGAAGTCCAAAACCGGAGTGCCAACGGTCAATTGCCCAACATTTTTTCATACCCAACCGTTCCGAACGGCCAGTTGATAAATGTGCTGATAGTGATGTTCGCCGTGCCACGCATAGATTCCCATTACCTCCGATATGGGAAAAGAACGCTGACTTCCAGGATGGAAATACGTGCGCTGCCGTTGATCTTCAGTAAGCGATTTCAGTACTGTTACCCAGCGCAGATGTAAATTACATAGGATTACCAGTGATGGGGCAACATCAAGTGTATAGTCAGCTAGTTTAGCCCAATCGCCTTCCTCGTAGGGTGAAATGGTTGGATTGTTTTCCGTAAGAGCCAGTTTAACCCGCACATACGCATTAATATGGCTGTCAACGACGTGGTGTACGACCTGCCGAACAGTCCAGCCATCGGGGCGGTAGGGCGTATCAAGGCGATCATCGCCCCACCTGCCTACGAGTTCGGTCAGTTTCCTGGGCATCCCGGCAATAACCGCGATGTGTTCGTGATTCTGCTCAGTTGTAAAAATACTCCCATAAGCAAAATCGCCTATGGGGTAACGGAGTTTATATAGGTCTTGCTCCTGCATAGTCTGTAACTTATTCGATTTAGGGTTTACTTGATTTGGCGTTTAGCTTGCTGTACTCGATAAACCGGAAACCAGTTATTGCCAGTATTCCTGTATCGCTTTTAGTAATTCCGGCTGCATGCCAGACCCCGCAATGACATCGCCCCGGAACAGGAATGCATCACCACCGTCAAAATCAGTGACAATTCCCCCCGCTTCGTGCACGAGCAGTACGCCCGCTGCCATATCCCAGGAGTGGAGATTGTATTCATAAAAAGCCTCGAATCGCCCGCAGGCCACATAAGCCAGATCGATGGCTGCTGAGCCCAACCGACGCAGTCCGTGCGTTTGCTTCATCAACGACTCCAGAATCTGAAGGTACTTCGGCATCTTGTCGAAGGTATAATACGGAAAACCCGTTGCAATCAGGCTCTCACCCAGTTGAGTTGCCGGAGAAACCGAAATTTTAGTACCATTGCAGTAGGCTCCTCCCCCTTTCCAGGCCGAAAAACATTCGTCACGGTTAGGATCATAGACAACACCGGCAAGGGGTGTACTGCCCTGAGCCAGTCCGATACTGACCGAAAACACGGGTAGATCATGGATAAAATTGGCCGTACCATCGAGCGGATCGATAATCCAGTTGAGCGCAGTCGGGTCAGCCTCCTGACCAGTGGTTCCCTCTTCCGTAATAAATCCGGCTTGCGGCAACAACTGACTCAGGCGAACAACCAGTTGTTTTTCCGTTTCTTTATCGACATAGGATACTAAATTATTCAAGCCTTTGTATTCAATGGCTTCTCGCTGAAATTTGCTTCGCTCCTGAAGCAGAAATTCACCGGCATCGGTGGCAATTGTACAAATGTCGCGGGTGATGGCGGCTAAATCGAGGGAAGATTGGGCTGAAACGTTAGTGGTCATTCGTTAGATAGGCCGATTTTGAAAGGCCAAGATATAAAAAAGCGGAAACAAGGGCTGTCAGGTTGCCCGTAATTCCATTCTGTGCGACCTTTGTTTTATGACGATTGACCTGCGTAGCGATACAATTACTCAACCCACGCCCGCCATGCGCGAGGCTATGTTTACGGCCCAACTGGGCGACGATGTTCTCGGCGATGATCCTACGGTCAATGCCCTCGAAGCAAAAGCGGCCGCTATGTTCGGCATGGAAGCGGCTTTGTTCTGTGCCTCCGGTACGATGACGAACCAGCTGGCGATACGCACTCACACCCGCCCCGGCGACGATGTCATCTGCGATTACCTGTCGCACGTGTATCAGTACGAAGGAGGTGGTATTTCGGTGAATGCACTGGCGTCTGCCAGTCTGGCCCACGGCGAACGCGGTAAGCTCACTCCTGATCTTATCCGCGATTACATTTACAGCCCATCAGATTCGCACAAACCGCTGTCACGGTTGGTCGTACTCGAAAATACGGTGAATAAAGGCGGGGGGTGTTACTATACCGTTCCCGAAATTGCGGCCATCCGGCATGTCTGTGACGAACACGGCTTACTCCTTCATCTCGATGGGGCACGGCTTTTTAATGCCCTGGTCGAAACGGGCGAACCGACTGAAGCATACGGTCAGTTGTTCGACTCGATCAGTATCTGTTTATCGAAAGGTTTAGGTTGTCCGGTAGGGTCGCTCCTGCTTGGCAAAGCAGCTATGGTTCGCCAGGCCCGGCGCTACCGTAAGCTGATGGGGGGCGGCTGGCGACAGGCGGGGTTCCTGGCCGCAGCGGGCATCTACGCACTTGATCACCATATCGACCGGTTGAAAATTGATCATGCCCGCGCCCGAAAAATTGGCGCTATTCTCGAAAAGCTGCCCGAAGTCGAAGAAATTCTCCCGATTGACACGAACATCGTGATTTTTAGGCTCCCGGCAAACCTCTTAGCCGCCGATTACGTTGCACAATTAGACTCCAAAGGCATTCGTGGCGTTCAGTTTGGCAAGCACCTGGTGCGCTTTGTCACGCATCTGGATTTGACAGATGAGATGATCACGGAAATGGAGAAAAAGATGACGCTGGATAGCAATCGTTAGGTATGGGATACTGACCATTGGAATGAACGTCCCAAATCCAGTTTCCAATGGCTATTCGCTACTGTCCAACAGCCCAACACGCTAAAAATGCATATACAAACCAGAACACTGCAAAAAGAAGATTATCACGACCTCAAAGAAACCATGATTGAGGTCTATAGTGGTATTGGGGGTGATTACTGGCCAAAAAGCTCGATCACGAAACTGCTGTCTATTTTTCCGGAAGGGCAGTTCTGCGTCGAAGTAGATGGTAAAGTGGTAGCCAGTGCCCTGGCAATTCGGGTTAAATACGATCAGTTTGGCGATAATCACACATACTACGAAATAACGGGGGGATACACATTCAAAACGCACAGCGATGAGGGCGATTACCTCTATGGCATTGAGGTTTTTGTGCACCCTGATTACCGCGACCTTCGGCTCGGTCGTCGACTATATGACGCCCGCAAGGAACTCTGCGAACAACTGAATCTGAAAGGTATTCTGGCAGGAGGACGCATTCCGAATTACAACAAATTTGCGGATGACCTGACTCCGCGTGAATACATCGCCAAAGTAAAGCAAAAAGAAATTTATGACCCGACGCTGACCTTTCAGCTCTCCAACGATTTCCACGTCCGGAAAGTCCTTCGTGGCTACCTGCCCGGCGATACCGAGTCGAAGGAATACGCTACGTTGCTGGAATGGATCAACATCTATTACGTTGTTGAGAAGGACAAAAAACCGCATACCGATTCAATCATTCGGCTGGGTGTGATCCAGTGGCAGATGCGGCTGTTCAAAAATCTGGATTCATTTCTGGATCAGATCGAGTTCTTCGTCAATGCGGTCAGTGATTACCGGGCTGATTTCATGGTACTGCCGGAGTTCTTCAACACGCCCTTAATGGCCGATTTCAACGATCTGCCAGAGCCGGTAGCTATTCGCAAACTGGCCGATTTTACGGAGCCTGTGCGCGAAAAACTCTGTGAACTGGCTATTTCCTACAATGTCAATATTGTGGGAGGAAGCATGCCCCTCGTAGACGATGATGGGAAGTTGTATAATGTGGCCTACCTCTGCCGTCGCGATGGCTCCTGGGAAGAATACAGGAAAATTCACATTACACCCAATGAAGTAAGGCATTACGGCATGGTGGGTGGTTATGAAATTCGGGCATTCGACACCGACTGTGGTAAAATTGGTATGCTGATCTGTTACGATGTCGAATTCCCCGAACTCGGCCGGATTCTGGCTCAGCAGGGCATGCAGATTCTGTTTGTACCGTTCCTGACCGATACCCAGAATGGCTACTCCCGAGTGCGACACTGCGCTCAGGCACGCGCCATCGAGAATGAATGTTATGTGGCGATATCGGGATGCGTCGGGAATCTCCCTAAAGTCCATAACATGGATATCAATTACGCACAGTCGGCCGTATTTACGCCTTCCGACTTTCAGTTCCCGACCAACGCGGTGAAGGCCGAAGCAACGACCAATACCGAGATGGTGCTCATTGCCGACGTAGACCTGAGTCTGCTGAAAGAGCTTCATGAACATGGCTCCGTACAGGTACTCAAAGACCGCCGGACAGACCTTTATGACGTGACGCTGAAAAAAGCCGCCAGAAAGGCCCTTAAGCAGAAGAAAGCATCGTCGGATAACGATCCTGAAGAAGTTGCTCCAATCATCACAGTTGCAGAATGATGCGCTAGGATTTCTTACTGAATAAAACAGGAAACGCCACTTATAGCAGAGTGGCGTTTCCTGTTTTTAGGGAATCTCAAACGGAGACATTCAATTTTCATTCGTAACCTCGACCCCATATCGTATTGCTGCTTCAAGTATGTCGATATTTATATCTTTCAGATTTTTGAATCTAATGCAATACCCGGTTACGCTCGCTTTGCCTATTTCTTTCCCAAACGTTTGGGCTAAGTATGCCTTATCGTTGATACCGAGGATATAGACAGAGATTCCGGTTTTGTTCGCGCTCAAACCAATTTGAAAAAAATCCCGGATCTTTCCATCAGCATATTTTATGGTTTGAAATCCGTAGCCTATAGTAGGGTTAGCAACTGTTTTATTTTCGCTGTTTTTACCAGTGTCGAACCATAATTTACAACCTGGTAAAACTTGAAGGACGAGCCTGTGCAACTCTTCCATATCAATACGTTTGGGTTCAGGTTGGCTGGTAATATACTCGTTGATTTGCTCCTGTTCGTTCATATCAACTATTGAATTATGGGTTACTTACTTTGCCTTTTCAAATCTCGTTTATTTTTAGTCATACACTAATTCTTTTCGTTCACCTTTCTTCGAAAGTACTGTCCTCTTTTATCTGGCTTATCATTCAAATTTCAAATTGATATACCGTCTTTTTTAAATCTTTACAAATATTATTTCAACAATCACAGAAACATCAATATTATAAACTCAATATTATCTTTTCAATAAAACGTTAATACTGTATTCATTTTATATAAATTCGACCATAGACCATATCCTATTCAATTATGCGCTACTTATTTTTATTCGTTTTACTCACCTGTTTTGGCTATTATGCTACACAGGCTCAAGTGACTACCTCTTCCATTGCGGGAGTCATCAGCGATGAAAGCGGTAACGGCTTACCCGGTGCAACGGTACAGGCCATTCACCTGCCAACGGGCACTCCATACGGCGTTACAACCCGGACCGAAGGTCAATTTAACATTCCCAATATGCGAATAGGCGGTCCTTACCGCATCACCATCTCTTTCGTTGGTTATCAGTCAGAAACCGTTGAAAACATTTCGCTGAGCCTGGGGCAGAAATTACCGCTGAATCTCACGCTGAAAAGTAGCTCGAATCAACTCAGTGAGGTTGTCGTTCGGTCAACTGCCAACGACGTGCTGAATAACACTCGAACCGGCCCACAAACCAATATCAGCAGTGAGCAATTACGCAACCTGCCCACGATTAAGCGTTCGGTATTCGACTATACGCGATTAAACCCAATGGCCGGGGGAGATGGATCGTTTGGCGGACGCAATAGCCGCTTCAACAACTTCGCATTGAACGGGGCCATTTTCAATAATCCCTTTGGTCTGGATGCGTCGACACCGGGCGGTCAGTCGGATGCGCAACCCGTTTCACTCGATGCGATCGAACAGATCCAGGTGGCGCTGTCGCCCTATGACGTGACGCAGTCGGGTTTCACGGGCGCGGGCGTGAATGCGGTTACAAAGTCAGGCACGAACCAGTTTCATGGAACCGCGTTTGGCTTCTACCGCAACCAGGACCTGACCGGGAAAAAGGTAAAAGGAACCGACATCATTGTTCCGGAGTCGAATCAAACACAATATGGGTTTAGCGTCGGTGGCCCAATCATCAAAAACAAGCTGTTCTTTTTTGTCAATGCTGAATTCGACCGTCGCTCAGACCTTGGAACGGCCGGTTGGGTAGCCGCCCGACCGGGTCTGACGGGTGCCAACGTCTCGCGGGTTTCGGCATCGGACCTCGACCTGGTGTCGAGTACGTTAAAAACGCTTTATAACTATGATACAGGCCCTTACGAGAATTTCACGCACAAGACCCAAAACTCGAAAGGGATTGCCAAACTCGATTGGAACATCAACCAGACGCACAAACTATCGGTGATTTATAACTTTCTGGATGCCTTTCAGGACAAACCGGCAAACCCTTCGGCCCTGGGTCGGCGTGGGCCGGATTTTCTGACGTTGCAGTATTACAGTTCAGGCTACCGGATTAACAATAAGCTGAACGGCGGCATTGTTGAACTCAACTCTAACTTCAATGGTAAGTATGCCAATAAGTTACAGGTCGGTTATACGGCTTTCCGCGACACGCGTGATCCATTTTCAGCCCCCTTTCCAACGGTCAATATTGGCAAAGACGGCGTTCGGTATATCGTGGCCGGACATGAACCCTTTTCGATCAACAACCGATTAACGCAGGATGTATTTCAACTAACTGACAACTTCAACATCTACGCGGGCAGACATACCGTTACACTTGGAGGCAGTTTCGAGAAATTCAGCTTCGACAATTCCTTTAATTTGGGCGCTTACGACGGTGCTTTCTCCGATTTCACGTCTGTTCAGGATTTCATAACGGCGGCCTCCGGCAATGTATTCAAAACATCCGTGAGCAATGCCCGTAACAACTTCCAAACTGGCAACTGGGCACTGGCCCAAACGCGCGTTGGGCAGTTAGGACTTTATGCACAGGACGAATTTGCCGTGTCGCCAAAATTTATCCTGACTTACGGCCTGAAAGTCGATTTCCCCATGTATTTCGATACCAAACAGAAAATTCAGGAGAATATCGACCGCAACAAAGCCAATTATCAGCCTGATAACCAGTATTATGATGCCAATGGCAATCCCATTAAGCTGAATTCACTGGATTTGCCGAAGCAAACGCCCCTGTTTTCGCCAAGAGTTGGTTTCAACTACGACATCAAGGGCGATGGAACACAGAAGCTGCGCGGAGGGACGGGCATTTTCACCGGACGCTTTCCCTTCGTCTGGATTGGTAACCAGGTGGCAAACCCCAACTTCTTTTTCTATTGTACCACCGATCCGAACTTCAAATTTCCACAAGTCTGGAAGAGTAGTCTTGGATACGACCATAAGTTTAAAAACGGCTGGATCACGTCTGTGGATATTCTTTACAATAAAGACATCAACGCCATGCTTGTCCGGAATTATGGCCTAAAAACGCCGACCGGACGCCTTCAGGACCCAAGTAGTCGTCCCATTTATCAAGTATCGGATCGGGCGGTCAATGCCTTTGGTGGTCAAACTGATGCGTTCGTTTTCACCAATACGAGCTTAGGTAATTCGTTCAATACGAGTCTTCAGGTGCAACGGACATGGGCCAATGGTTTCTACGTAAGTGTTGGCTATAATTTCCTGGCAGCGAAGGAAGTATCATCACTTAGTGCCGAGATTTCGTCGGATGCCTACGACCGCAATCCAACCTATGGAAATTCGAATGTGGCCATGCTTGGGCAGGCTTCTTATGGTAGCCGCCAGCGCATAGTGGCCTCGGCTTCCAAACGATTTATCTATGGCAAAGGCTGGGCAACTACCTTATCGGCCGTAACTGAATATACGGAAGGAAGCCGATTCAGCTTCACGTATGCGGGCGACATCAACAACGACGGCGCATTCGACAACGACCTGCTGTTTATTCCAACCAGCAGCCAGTTAGGGCAGATGAAATTTACGGGTACAGATGCCCAGCAGACCGCTCAACGGGCAGGCTTTGAATCGTATATTCAACAGGATAAATACCTCAGTTCACATCGGGGTCAGGTTGCGGAGAAATTCACCAGTTTTACCCCCTGGTTCTCCACTCTCGATATCCGCGTGTTGCAGGAGTTGATGCTGGCCAACAAACATACCATCCAGTTGAGCCTGGATATTCTAAATTTTGGCAATCTGCTCAATAGTAACTGGGGAGTTCGTCAGTTTGCCTCCTATACGGGTCTGGCACAACCGCTGGGCGTTACAACTGATGGCACCGGGGTGCCGACCTACAGCTTCGATACGAGCCAGAAATCGACGTTCTTCAACGATTCTCAACTGACGTCTCGCTGGCGGATGCAGTTGGGCTTGCGGTACTCGTTCTAAGTGGAATACTGGATTAAGGTTTTTCGGTGGGCTGACGTCAGCTCCCCGAAAAACCTTAATCGTTTTTCACCTCAGCATTTCTGCAACAAAAATGCCCAGATAGGTGCCAATCGCATTGCCAAGGGTGCCAACCAAAACAGCTGGGAGCTGTAAATCCGAACGGTTCAGACTCCTCGCCAAAGCCAATGCCGACGTGGCTCCTCCAATATTAGCCTGCGATGCGATCCCGAGTACAGCCCAATCCTGACGAAAGAGGGCTCCAAGGCCAAAAACAAAAACGGCATGAATCAGAACCAATAAAAGGATCATGCCAAACAGAACAAAAGCGAGTTGCCCATCGTCGATCAGAGCGGCAACATCGCAGTAAGCCCCAATAACAGCCAGAAAAATATAGACGCCAAACATGCCCAGCAATCGACTCCCGCGAAGGTTATTGATTATCCGGAATTGCGCCAATAGCAGCGCCAGAGTCGTCAGGATCAACACGAATGGAGCCTCAGGAATAAAAAACGCTAGTAGTTTTGACAGAGAAATAGCGCCAAACCCCAGGGCCAGCAATAAGGCCAGATCATTGGGAGTCATCGTTTCAGTATCCGAAAAAGGATCATCGATCATATCGTTTGCCGTTGTTGGCTGCGTGGCGATCTGACTGGCTGTTTTCTGATGCGGAAAACGCTGTTGCAAAAACCGGGGTATCAGTAAGGTTGCCACCATCCAGAGCGCTGTCATGATATTATCGGCAGCTGTAGCGGCAACAAACAGATTACCCGCTTTAGAGACATTATAATGCAGGGCAACCGCATTAAAGTTAATTCCTCCCCCGATATAGGTTCCCGTAAACATACCAGCCAGGGCATAAAATAGCTTCCCGACAGTTTGTGGAGCTGAAAACGCCCAAACACTGACCAAAACGCCGGTTATTGTCCCTACAGATCCAATAAGAAACATAGTCAGCATCGGCAAGCCAGCCTGTCGCAAATCTTTCAGATTTACACTTAGGAGTAGCAAAAACAGGGCAAAAGGCGCAACGTAACTAAAGATACCTTCATAAACGGGCGTTTCGGTCGTGGGAATTATTTTGAGATTCGACTCGATAGCGGTCAGGATAATCACCAGTAAAGCCGTTCCGATATGGCGAAAACCAGGCTTTTTAATGAGCCATTCACAGATAATAACATTCAGGGAAAGTACGAAGAGGATAAAAATAGAGTCAGCCACGAGCAGGGAAAGTAAATGGATTAGGCTTTTTGCTCAGAAGCGTGCCACCGCAACGGCGGCACGCTTCTGAGCAAAAAGCCTACTGAGAAAAGGCCATAGTGCGAAATTTATCCACAAAAGCAATCAGCACAATATACGGCGATTCTTACTTTATGAAAAACAGTTAATCGACAATTTCCCGTTTCTCAGCATAAATTCATAGCTATATGCTTATTGTGCTAAATCAAATCAAAAGATACTAACCCGTTTGATCGCTCGGTTACTGCCCAAAAACCGCGTACCAGATCCAGATAATATAGGCAGGTTGAAACAACAGCCTCGACCAAACATACCATGGTTTGGCGGGCAAACCACCCGGCGGAGGGAGCTTATTGACAGCTACATTTATATTGGCGGGAAACATGGCAATCAACAAGAGAATCAGCCCCCCGGCGGCCCAGATACGGGTTTCGGAAAACACCAGACCAATACCGACCACAACTTCGGCAACGCCCGATAGCAACACGAGCAACCGTGCATTAGGCATAAAGTTGGCAATCATGTACGTAAGCTGATCCGGGTTGCGCAAATGCATCAGCCCAATCAGCACAAACATCGTGGTAGTGGCCCATAGCATGTCATTGGGGATAGTCAGCAAATAGTCGTTCTGCGCGATCCAGCCGATTCCGTATAGTAAAGCGGCAATCGATACTAATCCAAGGAAGAAAGCCATAATGAATGCGTCGTTTAATTCGTATGGCAAAATTCCGACGCAGATCTCCCCTATCCACTAACATTTGTTAGGAAATCAACGCTCTCTACGAATACGACTTA
This window harbors:
- a CDS encoding DoxX family protein; the protein is MAFFLGLVSIAALLYGIGWIAQNDYLLTIPNDMLWATTTMFVLIGLMHLRNPDQLTYMIANFMPNARLLVLLSGVAEVVVGIGLVFSETRIWAAGGLILLLIAMFPANINVAVNKLPPPGGLPAKPWYVWSRLLFQPAYIIWIWYAVFGQ
- a CDS encoding TonB-dependent receptor, which codes for MRYLFLFVLLTCFGYYATQAQVTTSSIAGVISDESGNGLPGATVQAIHLPTGTPYGVTTRTEGQFNIPNMRIGGPYRITISFVGYQSETVENISLSLGQKLPLNLTLKSSSNQLSEVVVRSTANDVLNNTRTGPQTNISSEQLRNLPTIKRSVFDYTRLNPMAGGDGSFGGRNSRFNNFALNGAIFNNPFGLDASTPGGQSDAQPVSLDAIEQIQVALSPYDVTQSGFTGAGVNAVTKSGTNQFHGTAFGFYRNQDLTGKKVKGTDIIVPESNQTQYGFSVGGPIIKNKLFFFVNAEFDRRSDLGTAGWVAARPGLTGANVSRVSASDLDLVSSTLKTLYNYDTGPYENFTHKTQNSKGIAKLDWNINQTHKLSVIYNFLDAFQDKPANPSALGRRGPDFLTLQYYSSGYRINNKLNGGIVELNSNFNGKYANKLQVGYTAFRDTRDPFSAPFPTVNIGKDGVRYIVAGHEPFSINNRLTQDVFQLTDNFNIYAGRHTVTLGGSFEKFSFDNSFNLGAYDGAFSDFTSVQDFITAASGNVFKTSVSNARNNFQTGNWALAQTRVGQLGLYAQDEFAVSPKFILTYGLKVDFPMYFDTKQKIQENIDRNKANYQPDNQYYDANGNPIKLNSLDLPKQTPLFSPRVGFNYDIKGDGTQKLRGGTGIFTGRFPFVWIGNQVANPNFFFYCTTDPNFKFPQVWKSSLGYDHKFKNGWITSVDILYNKDINAMLVRNYGLKTPTGRLQDPSSRPIYQVSDRAVNAFGGQTDAFVFTNTSLGNSFNTSLQVQRTWANGFYVSVGYNFLAAKEVSSLSAEISSDAYDRNPTYGNSNVAMLGQASYGSRQRIVASASKRFIYGKGWATTLSAVTEYTEGSRFSFTYAGDINNDGAFDNDLLFIPTSSQLGQMKFTGTDAQQTAQRAGFESYIQQDKYLSSHRGQVAEKFTSFTPWFSTLDIRVLQELMLANKHTIQLSLDILNFGNLLNSNWGVRQFASYTGLAQPLGVTTDGTGVPTYSFDTSQKSTFFNDSQLTSRWRMQLGLRYSF
- a CDS encoding DUF819 family protein → MADSIFILFVLSLNVIICEWLIKKPGFRHIGTALLVIILTAIESNLKIIPTTETPVYEGIFSYVAPFALFLLLLSVNLKDLRQAGLPMLTMFLIGSVGTITGVLVSVWAFSAPQTVGKLFYALAGMFTGTYIGGGINFNAVALHYNVSKAGNLFVAATAADNIMTALWMVATLLIPRFLQQRFPHQKTASQIATQPTTANDMIDDPFSDTETMTPNDLALLLALGFGAISLSKLLAFFIPEAPFVLILTTLALLLAQFRIINNLRGSRLLGMFGVYIFLAVIGAYCDVAALIDDGQLAFVLFGMILLLVLIHAVFVFGLGALFRQDWAVLGIASQANIGGATSALALARSLNRSDLQLPAVLVGTLGNAIGTYLGIFVAEMLR